Genomic DNA from Halomonas sp. BDJS001:
GCAGCGTTTCAGCCCAGCAACGCCGTACCGGGAACCGGTTTTTCGCCGGATAAAATGCTGTTGGCGCGGGTAATATCCTACGCTGATGCGCACCGCGCGCGTTTAGGGGTGAACTACCAAGATATCCCCGTTAACGCGCCCAAGACCCCGGTTAACAGCTACAGCCAAGGGGGACGGATGCGTATTTCCCACTCCACCGACCCGGTGTACGCGCCTAATAGCAAAGGGGGCGCGCACGCCAATCCGGAAAGGTATCCGGAAGATGCGGTATGGGAGACTGACGGTGAGTTGGTTCGCGCCGCCTACACGCTGCGCCCGGGCGATGGCGACTTCAACCAAGCCAATGACCTGGTCAATAAGGTAATGGATGATGCTGCTCGCGACCGGTTGGTCAACAACATTGTGGGCCACGTTTCCGACGGTGTGGAAGAGCCGGTGCTGTCACGAGTATTTGAGTACTGGAAAAACGTCGACCAAATGATCGGCGAGCGTGTCGAGCAGGGCGTAATGGCGAACCGTCGGGAAAACGGTCAGTAAGCTTACGCTATTAGAAAAACGAACCCGCTACGCTTGCGTAGCGGGTTTTTTATACAACGCACTTATACAACGAGCTCGGGTTCGTTCACCAAGCTAAGCGCGTCATCAAAGAGGCGCAATCCTGCGCCTTCTTTATGGGCGTGTTCCGACAAATGACGGCGGAAGCGCCTGCCGCCAGGACAACCCTGGAACAGGCCCAGCAAGTGACGGGTAATATGATTCAGCTTCGCGCCTTCATCCAAGCGCTGCTGAATATACGGCCGGAAAGCTATTGCGGCATCCAGGCGGTTCGCCGCCGGGCCTTGCTCTCCAAACAGCTGCTCATCGACGCCCGCGAGCAGCCACGGGTTTTGATACGCCTCACGCCCCACCATCACGCTATCCACATGGGTAAGCTGCTCCTGGCACTCCGCCAGAGTTTTAATCCCGCCATTAATGCCGATATGCAATTCAGGACGGCTCTGCTTTAAACGGTGAACGCGGGGGTAGTTAAGCGGCGGCACATCGCGGTTCTGCTTGGGTGACAAGCCCTGCAGCCATGCTTTGCGGGCGTGAACGGTAAACACCTCGCAGCCCGCATCCGCAACGATAGCGATAAACCGCTCAAGGTCGGCGTCTTCATCCTGGTCATCAATGCCAATACGGCACTTCACCGTGACCGGAATAGATACCGCCGCCTGCATTGCCCGTACTGCATCCGCGACCTTTTCGGGGTAGCCCATCAAACAGGCGCCAATCAGATTGTTCTGAACCCGGTCACTTGGGCAACCCACGTTCAGGTTTACCTCATCATAGCCCCACGCCTCAGCAATCGCCGCGCACTCCGCCAGTTCACTGGCATCGCTGCCACCCAACTGCAGCGCAAGTGGGTGCTCCACCTCGTTATAGCCTAAAAAGCGCTCACGAGGCGTTCCGTGCAAAATCGCACCGGTCGTGACCATCTCGGTATACAGCAGTGCACGCCTAGTTAACGTGCGTGCAAATGCCCTGTAATCGCGGGTCGTCCAGTCCATCATGGGCGCCACAGAAAAAAGCCGACCACGATCTGCACTATTTTCTTTAAGTAAATTAGTCATTTAGTAACACTGTTGGCTGCGCCGAGTACAGCCATATTGCCTCTTAATTCCGTAATTAACGCACTCGATGTACCCCACAGTGTATCAAGCAGTGATATTGGCTGATGACTCGAAAATTCGGGTACAACTGAAGGCTTTCTCAGAAATAACGTTTTGTATGCGCGCCATTGTACGTAACAAAGGGCGTTTCGCACATAGCAAGGAGATCTCTCCGAAATGGAAACAGGTAAATGCCCAGTCCCCTAAGCGTGTTCAAGCGCATCGTCCAAATGCTGGATGTTGAGTTAAGTTATCTCACTTGCAGATTTCTACTTCGCGTACGCAAGTGAGACCAAAAGGCCTAGCGGCTCGCTCACCCCTCACGCCGTAAACACCGCATACACCATCTGCAGTGCCAGCCCCATCAACATAAAAGCGAATACCCGTTTGAGGAGTTTGACAGGTAGCTTATGCGCTAACTTTGCTCCGATGGGAGCCGTTAGGATACTGAAGGGCGCCATTAATAGTAACGCAGGCAGATAAACATAGCCGAGCGCCGCACTGGGCAGCCCTTGGGTAGACCATCCGTTGATTATGTAGCCAAGTGCACCGGCAACCGCGATCGGTAGCCCTACAGCTGCCGAGGTGCCAATCGCGCGGGGAAGTTTGACATTGCACCAGGTAAGGAAGGGCACTGTGAGTGAACCACCGCCAATGGCAACGAGCGCAGAAATACCACCGATGCCGAGGCCGACGCTGCTGACCCCAAGAGGGCCAGGTAAGCTGCGAGTGGGTTTGGGCTTGATGTTTGCCAGCATCTGAAGCGACATTAGCACCATAAAGCAGGCGAAAAAGATAGCAAGGCCACGCGTGGGTATCAGCGCCGCGATAAACGTCGCCAAAAAGGTGCCGACTAAAATGCCTGGGGTAATAAAGCGCACGATGTCCCAGCGAACGGCCCCGTGCCGATGGTGGGAAAGCAGGCTAGCGGTAGAGGCGGGAATGATGGCTGCCATGGCGGTGCCTAAAGCCAAGTGGGCAAGGTGGTCGTGGGACACGCCTTGAAGCACAAAAAGGGACGTTAAAATCGGCACCATAATGCCGCCACCGCCAATCCCCAACAAGCCCGCCATCAGACCCACAAAGCCGCCCAGTGCTACATAAGCCAACCACCAAATGATGTCCAAAGCCGTTGCTCCTAAAAGTGTCTTGTTAGCATGATAAGCACATTGTACCGGAAGCGTTGCCAGTAGCGGGGCCAAAAACGAGTATTCCACTGTGGCGGCGGCAATGCAGTGGTAAGCTGCAGAACAAGTAATATTTCGGAGTTCGTATGCGCAATGTAATAAGCAGTGTTGGCGTGTTGATGGTATCCGCTGCGCTACTGGCAGGCTGTGGTGAAACAGACGCACCGAATGAGTCGGCGGCAACCGCAGAACAAATCTCATCACCTGAACCGTCAGCCGCCGAGATAGCAGTGGCTGAAACGGAAGAAGTGGCGCCACTTGTCGTCGAGATAATGGCGCATGTCTCGCTGCGTAGCGACCGGCGTTTAATGGTGGAAGGCGAAAGCAACTTACCAGACGGAACACTGGTACAGGTGATTGTCGAGCGAGAGATTAGCAGCGTGCGTTGGCGCGAGCGAACACGAGTAGGCGATGGCATGTTTGCTGCGGGGCCATTTGGCCCTGGTAGTGGCTTGCCCGATGGTGGCTATATAGTGAGGGTTGACGTTTCCGAAGGTAGCGTACAGCCGGAAGCTGTTCAGACCCTTATTGGCCACCAGGGCCAGCACCTGGCAGGAGAGTTGGTTAGACAATCCCGCCATGGGCTGGGCCAAGTGGCCACCTACTCACGTCGCTTCTTGGTGGGGAGTGAGCCAAGGCAAACGCGTGACCAGGTGGAGGTGCTAGAGAGTCCGGGGAGGTAGACGCTTTAGGCAGGATGCCAATGGGCTAACAGTACTGCATGAATCGATGTGTCGCTTGGGGCCTTGGCGAAGTGCTCAATGACGAAACGATCGTCTCGTTGCACTACATAGTGGCCCGCCTTGTGAAACACATGGGTCGGCCCGAGTAGCAATAGATCACCCGCGTTAACGGGCGAAAAATCTGTACCTTGGCCAGGTGTTGCCATCACACAGGGTGCTTTCCAGTCAATGTTGAGCGGGAGATGACTGGGCACTTTAATGGTCGTTGCCTGTACCTGTTCCCAGGGGAGGGGGCCGGTATGAGTCAACGTTAATAGCTCGGGTGCGCTATCACCTTCCAACAGAGTTGCCAGGGAGCAGTCCAGGGCATCAGCGAGCGCCACAAGGCGTTCGTGACCGATCTGTTTGATCGCCCCAGATTCCCAATATGAAATGGTGACATCTGACACGCCAACTTTGCGCGCAAGGGCAGCTTTGTTGAGCTTGGCCCTAAGCCGCAGTTGCTTGATACGTGAGCCTAGCGATTCCATTTCGTCTTCCTGATAATGAGCGAAAATGCTCGTTGAATGACTTCCACTATAATAATATTTACTAATATAGATAGTGGCGCTATGAACATACGTTATTGGTCTGTCTCAAGCTTGGGGTATGCGCCCAAGGTTTTGCTGCAGAGCCATACTAAGCGATTGTGCTTTAGCGCGCATTAGTGGACAAATAACGTTGAGTTAATTTCTCTGACGCTTTCTTGAGCTAGTTGTTCCCTGGGCAACGCTGTTGGTTGCGCCTAAGGTGCGTATAATATTGCCATGCATTTTTGCCAATAGGACGTTTTCATGACCGTACGTACTCGCATCGCACCTTCTCCCACTGGAGACCCCCACGTTGGTACGGCTTACATCGCGCTTTTTAACCTCTGTTTTGCGCGTCAGCATGGTGGCCAATTTATTCTGCGCATTGAAGACACGGATCGAGTGCGCTCTACGCCTGAGTCGGAGCAGATGATTCTCGATTCGCTGCGTTGGTTGGGGCTTGAGTGGGATGAAGGCCCGGATATTGGTGGCCCCCACGGCCCTTATCGGCAAAGCGAGCGGGGCGATATTTATGCCCAATACGCCCAGCAATTGTTGGATGCGGGTCATGCCTTTAAATGTTACCGCACCAGCGAAGAGCTGGATGAACTGCGCGAAGCCCGCAAAGCAGCGGGCCTGCATTTGGCATTGAAGCCAGCTGATTTGGCGCTGGATAGCCAAGAGCAATCACGTCGGGAGCAGGAAGGTTGGCCTTATGTGGTGCGTATGAACGTACCCGCAGAAGGCGTGTGTGTAGTTAACGACATGCTGCGTGGCACTATCGAAGTAGAGTGGGCGCAGGTAGATGCACAAATCCTGCTCAAGTCAGACGGTATGCCCACCTACCATTTAGCTAATGTTGTTGATGACCACTTGATGGAAATTACCCATGTATTACGTGGGGAGGAGTGGATTAATTCAGCACCTAAACACCAACTGCTGTATGAGTATTTTGGTTGGGAAATGCCGCAACTTTGTCACATGCCGCTGCTGCGTAACCCGGATAAATCCAAGCTCTCTAAGCGCAAGAACCCAACCTCCATCAATTACTACCGTCGAATGGGTTTTTTACCCCAGGCTGTTACCAACTATTTGGGGCGAATGGGGTGGTCGATGCCCGATGAGCGCGAAAAATTCAGCTTGCAAGAGATGATGGCAGCGTTCGACGTGCAGCGTGTCTCGCTAGGTGGCCCGGTGTTTGATCTGGAGAAGCTGACTTGGCTTAACGGTGTGTACATTCGCGAAGACCTGGACGACGACGCATTGTTGCGTGCTCTTCGCGACTGGGCTTTCAATGAAGCCTACGTTAAGCAGATACTGCCCCAGGTGCGGCCACGGGTAGAAACGCTCTCCCAGGTAATGCCACTGGCAGGGCACTTCTTTTCGGGCCTTCCTGCGCTGACAAAAGCGTCGTTTGATAGTGTAAAGCTTGAGGAAGAGGAACTGGTTAAACTGCTCCAGTTCCTTGTTTGGCGGTTCGAGGGCGTTTCTGCTTGGCACAAAGAGGCGCTGCTGAGCGAAGTGAAGATACTTGCTGAGCATTTTGATTTAAAAATGAAGGTTTTCCTTGCACCGGTGTTTATTGCCATTACCGGCAGCACGTCCAGTACCTCGGTGATGGATGCCATGGCGATTCTGGGGTCAGACGTAACCCGGGCGCGCCTGCGCAGTGCAATAGAGATCTTAGGCGGCGTCTCCAAAAAACAGGCCAAGCGCTTTGAAAAAGAGTTTCGTGAAGTCCCTTCGTGAAATAGTTTGTAAAATTGTTTAGTAAAATCGGCTAACCGCAATTGGTATAGTATTAGCGCCAATTTCTTCTCTTAGGAAATTGGCGTTTTTGCAGTTGACGAAGGTCAGCGGAATCAGTATTATACGCTCCGTCTTCGCGACATGTGGGGCCTTAGCTCAGCTGGGAGAGCGCAACACTGGCAGTGTTGAGGTCAGCGGTTCGATCCCGCTAGGCTCCACCAATTCATATGGCTACCTACTAATGGTAGCGTGTGGATAGCAGCTCAAGAAGGCATATAGTGAGTGTTACACGTCCCATTCGTCTAGTGGTCTAGGACACCGCCCTTTCACGGCGGTAACAGGGGTTCGAACCCCCTATGGGACGCCACTACTCGTTTACCCTTCCTAATTGTTTATTTCCCTGGCAATGAGTTCTCTCATATGCTGGCTTTTTGCATTCCTGTCATTCGCAAAAAAAAGCAAAAATCGGCTAATTTTGGACGATTTTGTGCTTGACTTGTCCACTTTTGCGATTCTGGCTTAAAGGTTGTGCACAACCCCTTGTTGTTGACGCAAAAAAATCTTTAACAGAACTTAAATCTTTTAAAAACAACAACTTAACACAGGTTAAAAAATGACCAATTTAAGGCTGGCCCACTGTCCATGGCGATTTCGGGACGTTTTGAAGTGGTTGTGAACAGGGTTATCCACAGATAGTGTGGAAAACCCTGAACAAGATCCAGAAGCAAAAAAGTCAAGCGATAATAGGGTCGAATTAGGTGTTTTTGAAGGCCTTCGATGGTGCATCTGGCTATCGCAGCAGCCTGAGCTCAGAAAGGAAAAGGGGTGGCCTCTACGAGAAGGGCGCGCTCAAGGCATCTTGGTAGGTTGGTAATTGGCGCGAGCGCGTACGATGGCGCGTTGCTGGCCTATGAGCCAGAGCGTTAATCAGCCCATACGCAAAAGGCCACCCGAAGGTGGCCTTTGATCGTACTATCTAACGGGGATGAATTATTTTTTTGGATAGTCCCGCTGGTCGTGGCCAATATAGAGCTGACGCGGGCGACCAATTTTGTAGCTTTCGCTGAGCATTTCGTGCCAATGCGAGATCCAGCCAATGGTGCGCGATACCGCGAAGATCACGGTGAACATATTGGTTGGGATACCCATGGCTTTCAAAATGATGCCTGAGTAGAAATCCACGTTCGGGTACAGCTTGCGCTCAATGAAGTACTCGTCTTCTAAGGCAATCTGCTCAAGACGCTTAGCAATTTTGAGCTGCGGGTCGTCGGCCATGCCAAGCTCAGCAAGCACTTCGTCGCAGGTCTCTTTCATTACCTTGGCGCGCGGGTCAAAGTTGCGATAAACGCGGTGACCAAAGCCCATCAGCTTGAACGGATCATCCTTATCCTTGGCTTTATCGACAAAGCGTTGGATGTTCTCTTCGGAGTCTTCGCCGATTTCGTCAAGCATGGCCAGCACGGCTTCGTTGGCGCCGCCGTGAGCGGGACCCCAGAGCGCCGCGATACCTGCGCTAATACAAGCGAATGGGTTGGCGCCGGTAGAGCCTGCCAGGCGTACTGTCGAGGTAGAGGCGTTTTGCTCGTGATCCGCATGCAGCATAAAGATGCGATCCATGGCTTTCGCGTATACCGGGTTGATTTTGTACTCCTCGCACGGATTGCTGAACATCATGTAGAGGAAGTTCTCTGCATAGCTCAGGTCATTGCGCGGGTAGTTAAAGGGCTGGCCGACATTATATTTGTGCGACATGGCCGCTAGCGTAGGCATTTTGGCAATCAGGCGAATCGCGCTGATCACACGATCTTCTTCTTGAGTGATGTCCATGTGGTCATGGTAGAAAGCGGCTAAGCCACCTACTACACCGCACAAGATAGACATCGGGTGCGCGTCGCGGCGGAACCCTTTAAAGAAGTTATTGATTTGATCGTGAACCATGGTGTGGTTACGAATACGCGATTCAAAATCCGCATACTGCTCGTCGTTGGGGAGCTCACCAAATAGCAGGGTGTAGCATACCTCAACGAAATTAGACTCTTTAGCCAGCTGATCAATGGGGTAGCCGCGGTGAAGCAGTACGCCCTTGCCACCATCAATGTAGGTGATGGCAGACTGGCAGGAAGAGGTGGCCATAAAGCCGGGGTCGTAGGTGAACAGGCCTTCAGCGCCTAAACCGCGTACGTCGATGACGTCGGGGCCAAGTGTGCCGGAATACATGGGTAGCTCGATCGGTTTATCCAAACCGTCTACCGTCAATGTCGCTTTCCTGTCAGCCATGCTGGCCTCCTTTCGAATTCGGGTTGGGACGTAAAGTCATTGCTGCGCATACCGCGCCGGCGAAAAGGCTTGCCCACTATAGAAGTGTGCGACATTTTGTCAATTAGCCTATGCGCTAGCTACAGGTTGTACAAATATTGTTGTTGTGAATAATTTTTGTATATGATGAAAAAGCCTACATGATGGCGAAGCGTCAGAAGATTGACGATAGGCTTATATGATATGTTAACAGGCTTATCAAATTGCTAATCTACTGTCACTATAACCATGCTGCAGCGCAAAATCGACTCAGGATGAAGACAATTTTCTTGCACCATAGTCGAGTTAGCCCTGAGTTCGGTTTGTAAGCGAGGGCGAAGGTTCTTATAATCCACGGCGCGCGACCGGCAGGTAGGTGGTCGTGCCCGACTTGGCAACGGCCGAGCCCCTTCCAGCAACCACCGCCCGCTCGGGCCATGCCCGACCTGTCGCAGAGCGGGCCAAGAGAGTGTGTACAAAGCCGTGAATAGCAAACGACCCGTAAACCTAGACCTTACTACGATACATTTCCCACTGCCGGCGCTGACGTCGATCACACACCGCATCACGGGTGTCATCCTGTTCGTTGGCCTGATCTTCGCTTTTTGGGCGCTGGGTAAATCCTTGTCATCTCCTGCGGGTTTCGATGCCGTTAGCGATGCACTGGCCAATAATTTTTTGGCTAAGTTGATTGCTTGGGGACTGTTATCTGCACTGGCATTTCACTTTGTCGCAGGTATCAAGCACCTGCTGATGGATGCCGACATAGGAGTAACCCTTGAGGGTGGCGTTAAAAAAGCGCAGATCACCGTCGTGGTCAGCGCCGTTCTGATTATTCTGGCAGGAGTTTGGATATGGTAACTAACATTACAAGTTTTGGCCGTAGCGGGCTTTCCGACTGGCTGATGCAGCGCGTTTCTGCTGTTATTTTGGCCTTCTACACGGTCTTTATTGTTGCCTTCCTGCTGTTTAATCCGAACCTCGATTACTACGCGTGGAGCGGCCTGTTCAGCCAGACGTGGATGCGGATTTTCTCGCTACTGGCGTTTGTCGCCATAGCCGCACACGCCTGGATCGGTCTATGGACCGTCACCACCGACTATCTCAAGTCCACTCGCCTGCGCGTGGGTGTCCAAGCTGTCATCATCCTGGGCATTTTCGTGTACTTGGTGTGGGGCATTCAAATTTTGTGGGGAGCTTGATTACATGTCTAATCTGCGTAGCCTGACGTTTGACGCCATTATCATTGGTGGCGGTGGCTCTGGCCTGCGAGCCGCTTTGGAACTGGCAAAGTCCGGTAAAAAGACGGCCGTGTTATCAAAAGTGTTCCCGACCCGCTCTCACACCGTTTCTGCTCAGGGTGGTATCACCTGTGCAATCGCGTCCGATGACCCCAACGATGATTGGCGCTGGCACATGTACGACACCGTTAAGGGCGGTGACTATATCGCTGACCAGGACGCGGCCGAGTACATGTGTTCCGAAGGCCCGAAAGCGGTATTTGAGCTTGAGCACATGGGCTTGCCGTTTTCGCGTTTAGACAACGGCCGTATCTATCAGCGCCCATTTGGTGGTCAGTCGAAGAACTTTGGTGAAGGCGGCCAGGCGGCCCGTACCTGTGCGGCGGCTGACCGTACCGGTCACGCGTTGCTGCACACGCTTTACCAAAACAACCTGAAGAACAACACCGTTTTCCTCAATGAGTGGTACGCGGTGGATTTGGTCAAAAACGCCAGCGGTGATGTGGTCGGCTGTATTGCCATGTGCATCGAGACGGGCGAAGTGGTTCACGTTAAGTCCAAGGCCACTGTATTAGCCACTGGTGGTGCAGGTCGTATTTACGCTTCGACCACCAATGCGTTGATCAATACCGGTGACGGCATCGGCATGGCGCTGCGTGCGGGCTTCCCGATGCA
This window encodes:
- a CDS encoding sulfite exporter TauE/SafE family protein, which translates into the protein MDIIWWLAYVALGGFVGLMAGLLGIGGGGIMVPILTSLFVLQGVSHDHLAHLALGTAMAAIIPASTASLLSHHRHGAVRWDIVRFITPGILVGTFLATFIAALIPTRGLAIFFACFMVLMSLQMLANIKPKPTRSLPGPLGVSSVGLGIGGISALVAIGGGSLTVPFLTWCNVKLPRAIGTSAAVGLPIAVAGALGYIINGWSTQGLPSAALGYVYLPALLLMAPFSILTAPIGAKLAHKLPVKLLKRVFAFMLMGLALQMVYAVFTA
- the gltA gene encoding citrate synthase; protein product: MADRKATLTVDGLDKPIELPMYSGTLGPDVIDVRGLGAEGLFTYDPGFMATSSCQSAITYIDGGKGVLLHRGYPIDQLAKESNFVEVCYTLLFGELPNDEQYADFESRIRNHTMVHDQINNFFKGFRRDAHPMSILCGVVGGLAAFYHDHMDITQEEDRVISAIRLIAKMPTLAAMSHKYNVGQPFNYPRNDLSYAENFLYMMFSNPCEEYKINPVYAKAMDRIFMLHADHEQNASTSTVRLAGSTGANPFACISAGIAALWGPAHGGANEAVLAMLDEIGEDSEENIQRFVDKAKDKDDPFKLMGFGHRVYRNFDPRAKVMKETCDEVLAELGMADDPQLKIAKRLEQIALEDEYFIERKLYPNVDFYSGIILKAMGIPTNMFTVIFAVSRTIGWISHWHEMLSESYKIGRPRQLYIGHDQRDYPKK
- the sdhD gene encoding succinate dehydrogenase, hydrophobic membrane anchor protein produces the protein MVTNITSFGRSGLSDWLMQRVSAVILAFYTVFIVAFLLFNPNLDYYAWSGLFSQTWMRIFSLLAFVAIAAHAWIGLWTVTTDYLKSTRLRVGVQAVIILGIFVYLVWGIQILWGA
- the sdhC gene encoding succinate dehydrogenase, cytochrome b556 subunit, coding for MNSKRPVNLDLTTIHFPLPALTSITHRITGVILFVGLIFAFWALGKSLSSPAGFDAVSDALANNFLAKLIAWGLLSALAFHFVAGIKHLLMDADIGVTLEGGVKKAQITVVVSAVLIILAGVWIW
- the dusA gene encoding tRNA dihydrouridine(20/20a) synthase DusA — its product is MTNLLKENSADRGRLFSVAPMMDWTTRDYRAFARTLTRRALLYTEMVTTGAILHGTPRERFLGYNEVEHPLALQLGGSDASELAECAAIAEAWGYDEVNLNVGCPSDRVQNNLIGACLMGYPEKVADAVRAMQAAVSIPVTVKCRIGIDDQDEDADLERFIAIVADAGCEVFTVHARKAWLQGLSPKQNRDVPPLNYPRVHRLKQSRPELHIGINGGIKTLAECQEQLTHVDSVMVGREAYQNPWLLAGVDEQLFGEQGPAANRLDAAIAFRPYIQQRLDEGAKLNHITRHLLGLFQGCPGGRRFRRHLSEHAHKEGAGLRLFDDALSLVNEPELVV
- a CDS encoding helix-turn-helix domain-containing protein, which gives rise to MESLGSRIKQLRLRAKLNKAALARKVGVSDVTISYWESGAIKQIGHERLVALADALDCSLATLLEGDSAPELLTLTHTGPLPWEQVQATTIKVPSHLPLNIDWKAPCVMATPGQGTDFSPVNAGDLLLLGPTHVFHKAGHYVVQRDDRFVIEHFAKAPSDTSIHAVLLAHWHPA
- the gltX gene encoding glutamate--tRNA ligase codes for the protein MTVRTRIAPSPTGDPHVGTAYIALFNLCFARQHGGQFILRIEDTDRVRSTPESEQMILDSLRWLGLEWDEGPDIGGPHGPYRQSERGDIYAQYAQQLLDAGHAFKCYRTSEELDELREARKAAGLHLALKPADLALDSQEQSRREQEGWPYVVRMNVPAEGVCVVNDMLRGTIEVEWAQVDAQILLKSDGMPTYHLANVVDDHLMEITHVLRGEEWINSAPKHQLLYEYFGWEMPQLCHMPLLRNPDKSKLSKRKNPTSINYYRRMGFLPQAVTNYLGRMGWSMPDEREKFSLQEMMAAFDVQRVSLGGPVFDLEKLTWLNGVYIREDLDDDALLRALRDWAFNEAYVKQILPQVRPRVETLSQVMPLAGHFFSGLPALTKASFDSVKLEEEELVKLLQFLVWRFEGVSAWHKEALLSEVKILAEHFDLKMKVFLAPVFIAITGSTSSTSVMDAMAILGSDVTRARLRSAIEILGGVSKKQAKRFEKEFREVPS